The genomic DNA ACCCGCTGCTGGCCTACCGGCACGACATGCAACGGCTGCGCACCGTGACGTTGGAGGAATGCAAGACCATCCCCAACGGCACTGAAGTCCGCGTGGCCGTAATCATCCCGGACTACAAGCAGTTCATCACCCGCAAGGGCGACCCCATGGCCTTCTGCTCCGCCGAGGATCTGACCACGTACGGCGAGATCACCATGCTGCCCAATGTCTACGCCGAGGCGCGCGAATTGCTCGACGCGGACCGCCCCCTGCTGGTTCTGGGAAAGATCGATGTACGCGAAGAACCCGGCGGCCCCGAGGACGCTCCCAAGTCCGCCAAGATACTGGCCGACAAGGTCCAGCTCCTGGCCGACGCGGCCCAGGGATCGGACCAGCCCGTGTCCCTTTGGATCGGCGAAAAGAACGCCGTGGACGCCCACCTCAACGCGCTCAAGGTGATCCTGAAACGCTATCCCGGCACCACCAGCGTCAACCTCGGCATCATCACCCGCGAATCCGTAATCAACCTTCGGCTGGGCAACGGCTGGAAGGTCTTCCCCGGCCGGGACTTCTGGAAGGAAGTGGAGGCGTGGCAAAACGGCGACGCCAAAGCGTACCGCGCCGAGGCCGAAGCCGAGCTTCTGTAGTCCCCCATCCCCGCTCGGGCGTGTCGGTAATCCTTACACGCGCGCCCGACAAGCAACCTCCCGATTTTCGAAGATATAGCTTTCCGCGCCCAAAGCCGCCCCTTGAGGCGGCTTGAGCGCCGGGACGCCGCGCAACGTCCCGGCGCACTACTCTCTTAAGAATCCACACCGCTTTTTGCCGCATTTGCCTATTCAAGCCATAAAAACAATCTATCCAAACATCAAATGTGTAAATTTTTTTTAAATGTCGGATTTTTTCACACCTTGGGAGGGGGCTATTTGCCTTATACTTTCCATTATCTCGGATAGTTAAAAATGGCCCACATTTTGCTGATCATTCTTAAAAGCGAACCTGCACGTTCCGCTTTAGACTCTTTAGCAAAAGGAAATAATCATGAAGAGATTCGTCATTACCCTTCTTTTCATCGTCGGCATAATCGCCTTCACCCAAGCCGATAGGGCCGAAGCGCTGAACCTGCCCACGGCGGACTCCGGATATGCCGTCACATACGGCAACTTCTATTCATATTCGCTTCCCATCCTCAAGGAATTCCTGGGTGACGAATACGATGTCCAGTCCTCGGTCGGCCAGATCAAGGATACCGTGGTCATCGCCACCGGCGCGGCCGGCACCCCGGTCAACGAAAACTTCCCGGGCATGGACAACGCCTACGAGACCCCGGGCGGCGCGAGCGGCGGCCCCACCTTCGGCACCGGCACCGTGACCGACCCGCCTCCGGCCCTGGAAAACGACCGGGAAGGCACTTGGGACGCGACCATCGCCAGCCTGGTCTCCTATCTGGACGGGCAGGCCCCCATCTTCTTCTTCAACAACAACCAGTCCGACAACGTCGTTGACGGCGTGCCCCAGCAGAACCTCTGGGTTTGGGCCCAGATCGAGATTTGGAGCTCTTCCGACGAGTCGGCCGAGTCCATGTTCTTCGAGCTGACCAGCACCAACGGCGACGGCTCCGGCGTGTACGGCGGCGACCCCTACGCCTATGACGCGCACGGCGCAGGCTACGTTCCGGCCCTGCCTGACAACCTGCCCACCGCGGGTACGGACTATGTCCTTTCCGGCGGCGACATATGCCTCGACGCCGGCCAGTCCCCCGTGTCCTGCGGCTCGGAAGACGTGGTGTACGGTCCGTTCGCCCACAACCTGGGTTCCGACCGGGCGGCCTACGCGGTCATCGCTCCCGGACTGAACGACTTCCTGTTCGCCTGGAACGACGGGAACAGCCCCTACGACATGATCTCCATCGACATCAACATGACCTCGCTCAACAGCGGCTACGAACAGGCGTACATCATGCCCGGCACCGTCTCTCAGACTCCCCCGGTGCCCGAGCCGGCAACCTGGCTGTTCATGGGCCTCGGCCTCACCGGCCTGGCTCTCTTCCGGCGCTTCCGCCGCTAGACCGAACGCCACGATTCCCGAACCATAGCGGCCCCGCATATGCGGGGCCGCTTTTTGTTTGTTGACAAACCCCGCCGCGCTGGCAACCATGCGCCATGAACGATTCACTTGACGAGCTCAACGAACGGCACCGGCGGTTCGTGGAAGAGCGCAATTGGCAGAAACACCAGACGCCCAAGAACCTAGTCATGGCCCTGACCGGAGAGGTCGGGGAACTGAACGAGCTGTTCCAGTGGCTCACCCCCGAGGAAAGCCGCACCGTGGCGGGCGATCGAAAGCGAGCCGTTGCCGAAGAGATGTCGGACGTGCTCATATATCTGGTCAGGCTGGCCGACGAACTGGGCATCGACCTGGTTGCGGCGGCCCACGAAAAATGCGACACCAACGAACGGAAATATCCGGCCGAGGCGTTCCGCGACGGACGCATGAGGCCGCACGAATACAAGGAGTCCAGATAATGCCCGGCAAATGGAAATTGACCATCACCCAGGAGTTTTCGGCCTCGCACCAACTGCGCAACTACTGCGGCAAGTGCGAGAACATGCACGGCCACAACTTCGGCGTGGAAGTGGTGGTCGAGGGCGACACCCTGGACCCCAAGGTCCAGTACCTCGTGGACTTCAAGGAGTTGAAGCAGCGCACCAAGGCCGTGCTGGAAAAGCTCGACCACAAGCACCTCAACGAGGTGGAGTGCTTCACCGAGATCAACCCCTCCTCCGAGAATCTGGCCATGTTCATCTACCGGAACCTCAAGGGCACCCTGCCTGAAAACGTTTCCCTGGTGGAGGTCTCCGTCTCGGAGAAAAACTCGTCCAAGGCCACCTACTGGGAAGAATAATGTCGACGGAGCGAGACGAGAAACGCGGCGAAATCAACGGAATGTCCTACGGGAAGATCATGACTTCCCTGCTCATCCCCAAGGACAGCCGGTCCAACCCCAAACGAATCCTGGGCGGCATCGCCTTTCTGGCCTTTGTCTGCTTCTTCGTGTTCGGCACCATGTATCGCGGCTGCGAACGTGTGGACCAGTCCGGCTGCCCGCTGCCCGCAGTGGAGCGGACCGCTCCGGGCCAAGGCATGGAGCAAACCGCTCCGGCCCCGGGAAAAGAAGGCTAGCCGTGCGCATCGTCATCCAGCGTGTTTCGGACGCCAAGGTCACGGTGCAGGACGCTACGGTCGGAGAGATAGGCACCGGCCTGCTCGCGCTCGTCGGATTCGGCGGCGCGGACAAGGCGGACTTTCCCGACACCCCGACCTGGCGCAAGATGCTCGACAAACTGTTCAACATGCGCGTCTTCCCGGACGAGAGCGGCAAATTCGACCTTTCCCTAAGCGACATCAAGGGCGATCTGATGCTCGTCTCCCAGTTCACGCTCTACGCGGACTGCCGCAAGGGACGCCGCCCGTCCTTCACCGACGCCTGCCATCCCTACGTCGCGGAATCCCTGTTCGACAGGTTCACCGAAGACGCGCGCAAGCTCGCGCCGGGGGGCTTCGCCACGGGCCGATTCGGCGCTGAAATGCTCCTGGACTTCACCAACTGGGGACCCGTAACCATCATTCTCGATTCCGACGAGCTCTAACCGCGCCGCCTCCCCCCGCGTCCACGCTCCACCCCGGCATCCCATGTCCGCAAAAACCAAGCTTATCGCCGCCCTGACCCTGATCCTGCTGGCCACCTTCCTGACCACCAGCCTTATCAACTACGCCTTCACCAGGGCCACGATCCGGGAAGAGCTCCTCAACTCCGCCCTCCCCCTGACCGGCAAGAACATCTATTCGGAAGTCCATTCGGACATGCTCCGGCCCATCCTGGCCGCGACGTCCATGGCCAATGACGCCTTCCTCAAGAGCTGGATAGAAGACGGCGAGGGCGACCTCGAAGCCGTCACCCGCTACCTCTCGGACCTGCGGGACAAGTACGGCTTCCTGACCACGTTCCTCGTCTCCGCCTCGACCGACAACTACTATTACCAGGACGGCATCCTCAAGAAGATCGGTGCCCGGGACCCGCACGACGTGTGGTTCTACGCCTTTCTCCGCCAGAACGTGGAGTTCGACCTGGACGTGGACACCAACGAGTCCGAGGGCGGGAAGCTGACCATCTTCGTCAACTTCCGGGTGCTGGACAACAGCGGCAAACTCCTCGGTGTGGCCGGGGTGGGCGTGAATGTCGACCGGGTCACCGGGCTGCTGGAGAAGGCCCGCCGCGACTACGGCCGCGAGGTCTACCTGGTGGACCAGGACGGACTGGTCCAGGTCCACCGCGACACATCGCGCATCGAGCGCGATTACATCACCGAGACCCCGGGCATCCAGGACGTGGCCCAATCCATTCTCAAGCCGGGAGACAACTCGCGCAGTTTCCAATACGACTTGAACGGCGAACATTTTCTCCTGTCCACCCGGTACATCCCGGAGCTGAAATGGTTCCTCATCGTGGAACAGTGCGAATCCTCGGCCCTGGCGTCGGCGCGCGACAACCTCATCCGCACCGTGAGCATCGGCCTGCTGTCGTCCATCCTCATCATCGTTCTCTGCACCCTCACCATCAATCACTACCAGGGCAGGCTGGAACGGCTGGCCAAGACCGACCCCCTGACCGGGGCGGCCAACCGCCGCGCCCTGGAGGAAGCCTTCGACAGGTTCGCCTACAAGGCGGACCGCTACGGCGCGCCCTTCTCGGCGGTCATCCTGGACCTGGACAAATTCAAGGCCATCAACGACCAGCATGGACATCTGGCCGGGGACAACGTGCTCAAGGACGTGGCCGCCACCACCCGGCGGATCATTCGGCCCTCCGACACCCTGGCCCGCTGGGGCGGCGACGAATTTCTCATTCTTCTGGACGGCGGAATCAAGGAAGCCAGAGTCCTGTCCGAGCGCGTGAGCTGCGCCCTGACCGACGAACAGCGCGAGATTCCGGTCTCCTTCTGCTACGGCATGGCCCGGTTCAAGGAAGGCGATACCCTGGAATCCATGACCCACAGGGCGGATCGAGCCATGTACAAATCCAAGGACGCCGCCTGCCGGGGCCGGGACCTGTAGACAAAAGCCCACCCGGCCGATAGAGATGGGAGCTATGCAAGAATCCCCGACAACCCGGCCGAAATTCCGCAACGCCGCACCGCGCATCCTCCTGCTCACCAGCCGGTATTTTCTTATCGGCGAACTGGAGGCCGCCTGCCGCAGGCTCGGCGTGGAGCACCTCCTCCTGGACTTCGGCACACGGGAAATGGACCTCGACGAATTCGTGGCCGCCATGACCGACGCCTTCGAGACGTTCCGGCCCGACTTCGTGCTCACGGTCAACCACCTGGGCGTGGACCGGGAGGGCGTGCTCGCCTCGCTATTGCGCCGTCACGGTCTGCCCCTGGCCTCCTGGTTCGTGGACAACCCGCACCTCATCCTCGGGGCGTACAAATGCCTGCACGAAGCCCGCACAGCCCTGTTCACCTGGGACCTGGACACCGTGGACTCGCTCCGAACCATGGGCTTCGAACACGTCTTTCACCTGCCGCTGGGCGCCGACCCCACCCGGCTGACGCCCCATCGGGCCGCCCCTGTCGAGGCGTGGCGCGCCCCCATCTCCTTCGTGGGCAACTCCATGCTGACCAAGACCCTGCTGCGGGCCAGGGCGGCGAATCCGTCCGAAGCCCTGTTCCGGGCGGGCATGGAAGTGGCGAAGGCGTTCGCGGGCTCCTCGGCGCAACTGGCCGGACCGTTCATGGCCGAACATTTCCCCGAAGTCCGCGCCGCGTACACCGCCCTCGACGATCCCGCCAGGGAACTCGCGTTCGAAACCTTCGTCACCTGGCAGGCAACACTGCTCTACCGGCTGGACTGCGTGTCGCGCACCCTGCCCTTTCACCCGCTCATCGTCGGCGACACGGGCTGGCAGGAGCTGCTCCGGACGCAAACCGGCTGGCACTACCACCCCGAGCTTTCCTATTACGAGGACCTGCCCGACTTCTATCCCCTGAGCGAAATCAATTTCAACTGCACCAGCCAGCAGATGAAGGGCGCGGTCAACCAACGGGTCTTCGACGTGCCCTGCTGCAACGGCTTCCTGCTCACCGACCACCGCCGCCAGATGGAGGCCCTGTTCGAGCCGGAAACCGAAATTGTCTGCTACCCGACTCCGGACGACATCCCCGGCCTGGTGGAACGCTACCTGGCCGACCCGGCCGCCCGCAAAGCCGTGGCCTCGGCGGCCCGCAAACGGGTCCTGGCCGAGCACACCTACGACCATCGCATGACCTCCCTCATGGAGACCATGCGCCAGACCTTCGGGTAGGCCATGGCGAAAAAGCCCATCCTCATATTACAGATGCAGCGCATGGGAGACCTGATCCTCTCCTATCCGCTCATGCTCTGGCTGGCCCGCCGCCATCCCGGCCACCCCATCTACGTGGCTGCCGAGGAATCCTTCTACGAACCGCTCATGAAGCTCTCCCCGCCCGCGACCTATTTCCCGTGGTCCGGGGCGGCCCACCTGGAACGCAAGGAATTCGAACTGGTCCTGAATCTGTCCATCAGGGAAAAGGCCGCCGTCCTCGCTGGCCGCCTGAAGACCGAGGCCAGACTCGGGTCGGTCCGCGACAAGGACGGCTCCCGGCGCATACACGGCGACTGGCAGCTCTACCGCGCCTCACTGGTCCGCAACAATCTTTACAACCGCTTCCATTGGGGCGAGCTGAACGGTCTGGACGCCGTGCCCTTCGCGGACATCGCCGCCACCAGCTTTTCCGCGCCCCGAACTCTGCCGGGCAGCAACAAGGTCGGCCTCTTTCTCGGAGCGAGCGACGCGGCCAAACGCCCGAACGCCGCGTTCTGGGCCGCGCTGGTGGATGAACTCCACGGACGCGGGCTGCGCCCGGTGCTCTTCGGCGGTCCGGCCGAAAAAGCCCTCGGAGCGGAAACGGCCAGGCTGGCCAAAGGCCCGGCCCTGAACCTCTGCGGCACCCTCGGACTCGACGAGTTCGGGGCCGTGGGCCAGACGCTGGCCCTGTTCATCACCCCCGACACCGGCCCCATGCACCTGGCCGCCTGGACCGGGCTCAAGTGCCTGAACCTGTCCATGGGCAACGTCAACCCATGGGAAACCGGCCCGTTCGTCCCCGGCCACTACGTGCTCCGCGCCGACTTGCCCTGCGCCAAGGGCTGCTGGCAATGCACCGAGGACTCCCTCAAATGCCATGCGCCGCTCACTCCGGGCAGGGTCGCCGCCCTGGCCAGACGGCTGGCCGGACCAGCGGACGCCGCCCGCCTGGACCGCATGGAGCTGCCCGGGCTGGCCCTGTTCGAAACCGGCCGCTCGGACCTCGGCCTCTATTGCCTCAAACGCCTGGACAAGACCCGGCCCGACGCCGAACGGCTCGCCTCCCGATTCTGGCAGACGTGCTTCGGCGCGCTCTTCGGGCTCTGGAGCAACGAAAAGGCCGCCGAAGCATGGTCCCGCCTCGCCCAGGGCGCGCCCGAAGAGGCCGCCGCATTGCTCGGGCACATCCCTGAAATGGGTCGCCGGTTCAAACTCGGCCTGCGCTCGGGAGCCCCCCTCGACCAGTCCTTCTGGACCGCCAGCCCGGCCATGGCCAAGCCGTTCACCGGCTTCGCCGACATGTACCTGAAAAACAACGACTACTCCCGGCCCGCCTGGGGCCGCGTCCTGACCCTGCTCGAACGACTCGTGGCCGTCTGCGCCTAGCTTCTCCCCTCCCGAACGGCCGAAACAGGTCTTTTCTTCCCCCTGCCGAACTCCACAACCTTCCGATATTACAGCTTTTCCATTTGGCACGGCTTTTGATTGAATTCGTGCCGAAGGAGAAAAACATGCAAAATATTCCCGGCATCGCCAAAGAAGCGGCTTCCACCGCATCCGTCCAGTTGGTCAAGATGGCAACCTCGGGCAAAAATACCGCCCAGACCGCCACTGCCGACGCAAAGGACGAGAAGCGCGCCCTCTTCGCCGAGCTGTTCACCGAGCACACCGAGAGAGTCGAGAGCGAACTCTCCCTGGCCCCGGTGACGCACAGGGAAAAGATGCTCGACTCCACGCCCGGCGCGGAGAAAGAGGAAGAAGGGAATACGGCCATCGACGCAGCCGGGGTAGGAACCTCGGAGACCACTCCCGATATAAACGAAACGGCGGACGAGGCAGGACTGGACAGCCGCATGACCATGGACGATCTGGACGCGGTCCGCGACGATCTCAAGGAATACGGCATGTCCGAGGAGGAGATCGCCGCCATCGAGGAGCAGGTCGAATCCGAAGAGGGCATGACCTGGGGGCAATTCGTTTCCACGGTAGCCGAGAAGCTGGCCGAGTCCCGCAAAGGCGAGATGACCGACGAACAGAAGGTGTCCCTTGCCGGATTCTTCAACAAGCTCGGGTTCACCGAAAAGGACTCCTCGAAACTCGTCGACCAGTTGGAAAAGGGACAATTCGACAAGGTCCTGAAGCAGGTGGAGGCGCGGCTCGACGCCATGCCGCAGGACCAGCAGCTCCTGTTCACCAAGGACGAGGTCGAGGCCTTCGTATCGGCCATGGGACTCTCCAGGGAATTCGTTACCCGGTTCCAGGAACTCTTTGCCTCCAACACCCTGCCCAAGGACGTGAAGCAGGCCTTCACCCGCATCCGCCAGGAACTGGCCGGGCTGGACTTGAAGGATCAGAAGCTGGTCAAGGCGGTGGGCAAGGCGTTCGCCGCGGTCATGGGCGACAAGCACAAGGAAAGTTCAGCGGCGGCCCAGGTGAACGAGGCGGTGGACCTCAAGCCCCGCGTGGCCGAAGACAAGGCCGACACCACCGTCCGCGAAGAGCTGGCCCAGGCATTCCGTAACCGCAAGGACGCCCCGTCCGACAACACGGTCCGCAGGCAAGACCACGCTGCCGCCGATGGCAGGGCCGATGTCAAGCCCGATGCCGTCGTGCCCGGAGAAGCCGGTGAACAGGACATGGACCCCGAGGCCGAACACGACCGCAAATGGAACAATTTCTTCGACAGGGTCCGGGAGGACGGCTCCGCCAAGACCGACGCCGCCCGGAACGCCGAGGCCGTGGGCACAGAAGCCAAGGCCGTCACGATTCAGCAGTCCGCAACCGGAACCAATGCCCGGGCCTGGGAAAAAGTTTCCGCCCCCAAAGTCCTCAAACAAGTGGACCAGGCGATCATCAAGACCCTGAAAAACGGCGCCAGACAACTTACCCTGCAACTCACTCCCGAGAACCTCGGCAAGCTGTCCATCGTGCTCTCGGTCCAGGGCAAGGAGGTCAGTGCCACCATCCGCGCCGAGAACTCCGACTCCCACAAGGTCATCACCGACAACCTTAATATTATTAAGAATTCTTTAGAAGCTCAAGGGCTGAAAGTGGAGAAGCTGGATGTCCAGACCGGGCTCGCAGACAACCAGAGCTTCAACGGATGGTTCGGCGAAAGCCAACACAACCTGTCCCGTGAGCGGGAAGTCATGATCGCCATGCGCAGCCACATGCGCACCATGCGGGAACAAAATACGGGCGGTGTGGCCCAGGACGTGCAATCCGTCGGAGAACGGGTAATTCCTTCCGATCAGGGCTTGCACCTTATCGCGTAAACGAGGGCTATCATGGGTTACGTAGACACTACCGGAGTATATCTCGGGCAACAGGAAGAACGGCTTACCGCTTCCAACTCGCCCGACCATAAAACGAGCCTGGACCAGGACGCATTCCTGACCATTCTGGTGGCGCAGCTCACGCATCAGGACCCGCTCAACCCCATGGAGGACACCGAGATGACCTCCCAGTTGGCGGA from Pseudodesulfovibrio thermohalotolerans includes the following:
- a CDS encoding glycosyltransferase family 9 protein, with translation MAKKPILILQMQRMGDLILSYPLMLWLARRHPGHPIYVAAEESFYEPLMKLSPPATYFPWSGAAHLERKEFELVLNLSIREKAAVLAGRLKTEARLGSVRDKDGSRRIHGDWQLYRASLVRNNLYNRFHWGELNGLDAVPFADIAATSFSAPRTLPGSNKVGLFLGASDAAKRPNAAFWAALVDELHGRGLRPVLFGGPAEKALGAETARLAKGPALNLCGTLGLDEFGAVGQTLALFITPDTGPMHLAAWTGLKCLNLSMGNVNPWETGPFVPGHYVLRADLPCAKGCWQCTEDSLKCHAPLTPGRVAALARRLAGPADAARLDRMELPGLALFETGRSDLGLYCLKRLDKTRPDAERLASRFWQTCFGALFGLWSNEKAAEAWSRLAQGAPEEAAALLGHIPEMGRRFKLGLRSGAPLDQSFWTASPAMAKPFTGFADMYLKNNDYSRPAWGRVLTLLERLVAVCA
- a CDS encoding CgeB family protein; translated protein: MQESPTTRPKFRNAAPRILLLTSRYFLIGELEAACRRLGVEHLLLDFGTREMDLDEFVAAMTDAFETFRPDFVLTVNHLGVDREGVLASLLRRHGLPLASWFVDNPHLILGAYKCLHEARTALFTWDLDTVDSLRTMGFEHVFHLPLGADPTRLTPHRAAPVEAWRAPISFVGNSMLTKTLLRARAANPSEALFRAGMEVAKAFAGSSAQLAGPFMAEHFPEVRAAYTALDDPARELAFETFVTWQATLLYRLDCVSRTLPFHPLIVGDTGWQELLRTQTGWHYHPELSYYEDLPDFYPLSEINFNCTSQQMKGAVNQRVFDVPCCNGFLLTDHRRQMEALFEPETEIVCYPTPDDIPGLVERYLADPAARKAVASAARKRVLAEHTYDHRMTSLMETMRQTFG
- the queD gene encoding 6-carboxytetrahydropterin synthase QueD encodes the protein MPGKWKLTITQEFSASHQLRNYCGKCENMHGHNFGVEVVVEGDTLDPKVQYLVDFKELKQRTKAVLEKLDHKHLNEVECFTEINPSSENLAMFIYRNLKGTLPENVSLVEVSVSEKNSSKATYWEE
- a CDS encoding sensor domain-containing diguanylate cyclase, producing the protein MSAKTKLIAALTLILLATFLTTSLINYAFTRATIREELLNSALPLTGKNIYSEVHSDMLRPILAATSMANDAFLKSWIEDGEGDLEAVTRYLSDLRDKYGFLTTFLVSASTDNYYYQDGILKKIGARDPHDVWFYAFLRQNVEFDLDVDTNESEGGKLTIFVNFRVLDNSGKLLGVAGVGVNVDRVTGLLEKARRDYGREVYLVDQDGLVQVHRDTSRIERDYITETPGIQDVAQSILKPGDNSRSFQYDLNGEHFLLSTRYIPELKWFLIVEQCESSALASARDNLIRTVSIGLLSSILIIVLCTLTINHYQGRLERLAKTDPLTGAANRRALEEAFDRFAYKADRYGAPFSAVILDLDKFKAINDQHGHLAGDNVLKDVAATTRRIIRPSDTLARWGGDEFLILLDGGIKEARVLSERVSCALTDEQREIPVSFCYGMARFKEGDTLESMTHRADRAMYKSKDAACRGRDL
- a CDS encoding PEP-CTERM sorting domain-containing protein; its protein translation is MKRFVITLLFIVGIIAFTQADRAEALNLPTADSGYAVTYGNFYSYSLPILKEFLGDEYDVQSSVGQIKDTVVIATGAAGTPVNENFPGMDNAYETPGGASGGPTFGTGTVTDPPPALENDREGTWDATIASLVSYLDGQAPIFFFNNNQSDNVVDGVPQQNLWVWAQIEIWSSSDESAESMFFELTSTNGDGSGVYGGDPYAYDAHGAGYVPALPDNLPTAGTDYVLSGGDICLDAGQSPVSCGSEDVVYGPFAHNLGSDRAAYAVIAPGLNDFLFAWNDGNSPYDMISIDINMTSLNSGYEQAYIMPGTVSQTPPVPEPATWLFMGLGLTGLALFRRFRR
- the dtd gene encoding D-aminoacyl-tRNA deacylase; protein product: MRIVIQRVSDAKVTVQDATVGEIGTGLLALVGFGGADKADFPDTPTWRKMLDKLFNMRVFPDESGKFDLSLSDIKGDLMLVSQFTLYADCRKGRRPSFTDACHPYVAESLFDRFTEDARKLAPGGFATGRFGAEMLLDFTNWGPVTIILDSDEL
- a CDS encoding flagellar hook-length control protein FliK, which produces MQNIPGIAKEAASTASVQLVKMATSGKNTAQTATADAKDEKRALFAELFTEHTERVESELSLAPVTHREKMLDSTPGAEKEEEGNTAIDAAGVGTSETTPDINETADEAGLDSRMTMDDLDAVRDDLKEYGMSEEEIAAIEEQVESEEGMTWGQFVSTVAEKLAESRKGEMTDEQKVSLAGFFNKLGFTEKDSSKLVDQLEKGQFDKVLKQVEARLDAMPQDQQLLFTKDEVEAFVSAMGLSREFVTRFQELFASNTLPKDVKQAFTRIRQELAGLDLKDQKLVKAVGKAFAAVMGDKHKESSAAAQVNEAVDLKPRVAEDKADTTVREELAQAFRNRKDAPSDNTVRRQDHAAADGRADVKPDAVVPGEAGEQDMDPEAEHDRKWNNFFDRVREDGSAKTDAARNAEAVGTEAKAVTIQQSATGTNARAWEKVSAPKVLKQVDQAIIKTLKNGARQLTLQLTPENLGKLSIVLSVQGKEVSATIRAENSDSHKVITDNLNIIKNSLEAQGLKVEKLDVQTGLADNQSFNGWFGESQHNLSREREVMIAMRSHMRTMREQNTGGVAQDVQSVGERVIPSDQGLHLIA
- a CDS encoding nucleotide pyrophosphohydrolase, which translates into the protein MNDSLDELNERHRRFVEERNWQKHQTPKNLVMALTGEVGELNELFQWLTPEESRTVAGDRKRAVAEEMSDVLIYLVRLADELGIDLVAAAHEKCDTNERKYPAEAFRDGRMRPHEYKESR